In Helianthus annuus cultivar XRQ/B chromosome 9, HanXRQr2.0-SUNRISE, whole genome shotgun sequence, the following are encoded in one genomic region:
- the LOC110878425 gene encoding calcium-binding protein CML38-like: MDKQQQYKRVFTHLDQNGDGKLSPPELQVCMGKIGEELSLEEAEMVAELMASNGDGLMSFDDLVKVVESANEDEKVNDLKMAFKMYEEVEGCGCITPKSLRRMLSRLGESRTVEECELMIAKFDLDGNGVVDFDEFHHMMACS; encoded by the coding sequence ATGGACAAACAACAACAATACAAACGTGTATTCACACATTTGGACCAAAATGGTGACGGCAAACTATCACCACCGGAGCTCCAGGTTTGCATGGGGAAGATCGGTGAAGAGTTGTCGTTGGAGGAGGCGGAGATGGTGGCGGAGTTGATGGCCTCCAACGGTGATGGGTTGATGAGCTTTGACGATTTGGTTAAAGTGGTTGAAAGTGCAAATGAGGATGAGAAAGTGAATGACTTAAAAATGGCTTTTAAAATGTATGAAGAAGTAGAGGGGTGTGGTTGTATAACTCCCAAAAGTTTGAGGAGAATGCTTAGTAGATTGGGCGAGTCGCGAACTGTCGAAGAGTGTGAGTTGATGATCGCAAAGTTTGACCTCGATGGCAATGGCGTTGTTGATTTCGATGAGTTTCATCACATGATGGCATGCTCGTGA